ATCTAGTATCATTTAATAAGTATAAGAGATTACAGTTGCATGGTGACTAACCTCATTTTATGGTTGAGCACACGATAAAAAACAATTCTCAAAAAATTACATGgcaataaattacattaaaatgcatgttttgTAGACCTGCTCATCCGTCCCCCTTACACACAAAAACCTAATCTACTCTACATGTCTGTAAAATCACAACTCAATATCACCCAGCGCCTAAGTGTACTTACTCCTATGTCATCCACCAACATTTTATCCAGGCCGACTGGACCGAGGGAACTTTTGACGATGTTGGCGATGGAGGATGCCGCCATGACTGGAAAAGTGAACAAACGCTATCATTAGAGGACCATCTCAATGCTCAACTGTGCATCCTGCCCCCCTTAAGGAAGCGACTTAAGTGTGACAGACATAAAGAGAACGTACAGAACAAAGATTATTTAAAAAGAGGGATAAGGGAATCCAGCCCTAATTATGCAATGCACGATGAATGGAGGGgtggatgcatgcatgcatggtGCACAATCGGCCCTTTACGCGAGAGAATAAATGACGCCCGGCACTCACAATGCCAGCAGAATGAACGGAGCTGCTAGGCTAACATAGCCATTGAAAGGGAAGAACAATCCGCCCCTCGATCTAACTCGCTAAACACAAAAAACGGCTATGGCGTAACGTTTGTACATTATACTAATTCTTAATATGGACACAAaatggttttaaaaaatatgaaaatgagcGATGGAGTATGTTAGCTAGCTAGCCTAAGGAAGTATATCACACGTGTCTGAGGTGGAGCACCAAGGCGCCAGCCGGGCCGCATCTACAAATGTCCTGCGCTCCAAAACTTACACCTAAAAACTTTCCGCTCGAGTAGGTAGTTAACCTCACCGTTTTGAGTGCGAACCGACTCCCCGGTCGTCCTCTGACCGAGGACGTTAAGCGGACCCTCCAGTATAGACATCGTTATCCGCTACTTCCAAAGACAAGAAAGAAGCCGCTTAAGCACTGTGGGTAACGGGGCGGGCGCGCGGAATTCTGGGTAAACACTGGCGCTgtctggaatgttccagaatatttcactgtaactatgaaatattttgaatttaatGTTCACTTATATATTTGTAACTGGTACATTCTTACTGTTTTTCATATTTCCTATGGCAATTTTAGTTATCATTTATTATGACAGTATTTTTCTGTGTACTACATTTCCCATGAAACAGGAATGGCTTGTTTCCTTTTCCTTTTAAGGTTAAGATTGCTTGTCCCAAATCGTGCCCTATGCCCTAAGAGCTCCACATTCGGGATTACAGTTTCCTTTGTAATGCTTTGGAGCTGGCTGGAATGAACGATATGGGTATTTTGTCCATGTCCCCTGGGCCCCTACGTCCCATTCACAAATGTCTTTTAACAAGGTGATGCAATTTAATTTCTAAAGTATTTCATATGATTCTATATTGTTCTTTTAAAATGGCACTTACTGAACAGCTTGTGTAACATTTTCCCTGTGTTAAGGTGCATTTCTGAATTTCGTGAGCTACCGTTTGGCTCAGTTTCATACATGACGTTGTGTGTGCTCTTGTCCAGGGGAGGTGGGGACTCAAGTCACTGACTCGCGACTCTACTCGGACTCAAGTCAgtttgatgacttgtgactcaGCAAAACTAACGGAAAGACTTTCCTTCAAAAGTTCATAAAGCATGCTATTTATAGAATAGTGCTACTTTGCTCATTCTTGTGGGGTAATTCTCTTTTTGCccatcccatcttgctctccataagaCGCAGAGGCAGGTGAGAGTACGCTTGGGGGTCTGAAAACGCTGGAGTGCATGATCAGcggccctggagctggggggaaaGGGCTTTACTCAAGGGTCTGAAAGACTTGTGATTgttttgcatttacatttacggcATTTGGCAGATGCCCTTAGTCAGAGCGGCtacataagtgcttagaagtctCATCAGTGAACACATTCTGATACTAGTTCGATAGAACCCAATACTATTACTCTAAAAaactaatacattttttttataataagaGTATAATCCCGAAGGTGCTAACCCAAGTACTTCCAAAAGCCCAGGTTTTTAGTTGTAGTTTGAAGGCACTCattgactcagctgttcggacatctaggggaaGTTCATTCCACCACGTAGGTGCCAAAACAGGGAAGAGTCTCAATGCATGTCTTCCTTGCACCCATAGAGACGGTGGGACCAATGGAGcggtgctggaggatcggagagagcGTGGTGTAGTGCAGGGTGAGATAAGTTTTGCTGAGGCCAGGGCTTAAACCAGTGATTTTCTGATCACTAAGTGAGTCTTAACCCACTTAACCACAAAATGATGGGAATGCTGCTTTTGGGGATATGCATCACCAACATCCAGACTGCATTTGGAAAATCAtatatttgttaatattttattagtcattttaaatattattaaatatgcaGATAATTGACACATATAatttggcaaaatattttattgtgatACAAAAGTGGTATACAATGACTATCAGCAAACCTGAGTCAAGGATTTCAGATGTCCCATTTATTTCCTGCACTGCTTTGCGCTGCAACATGCAAATGCTCAACTTGTTTATATGTTGTTACACCTGTTCAGTTATGACTTTCTGACATTAATccagaaaaataaacaattacATTATTAAATGCACCAGCACTTCTCAGAATAACTGCAGATATCTGACACTTTCTTCAGGCAGAACCACTAACTTAATCATTTATGGCTTATCTTCTCAATCAGTTTGTCACTGACCaggttacatttttaaagttgCCAAGAGTTTTCTACTAATTTATTGCAATTATTTATTACAAAGTCTGcttaaaagcacattttaaatgtttccaAGGACCTAATGTTCTGTTTTTATGATTCCAAATAGAATCAAGGTTGAATATGTTCAAACCGCACTGAATTTAAAATGACTAGTTACACTAGCCAGCTTCATTGCATAATACTCAACCATCAGATAAACGGAGCAAAACAACTTCAATGTAAGTAAGAAGCTCCAGCACAAGCCCTCCTGTATTAGCTATCATTTTAACTTCAGACTGAGGATTTTAGGTTTGACTGGATGAATCTCCACTCAATCTAAATGCTTAAGGTTAAATGATTTTGCTTTAAAAATTCTTCTGAAAACCGtcccaaaataaatatatacatgagTATGCAAGTATGGAATGCTATGTCAAACTGGGAACTGCTCTCTCATTCTAATCGGTCTTGGTTATGGTGCAAGACAGGAAATTTCATTGTCTGACATGCAAATAATACCTCTGGGGAGTCGATGGAAAAGCGTAGAACTTTATTATGTTTCTGTAAAATATGCCTGCCACTCTTACCACAAGCCTTAAAAAATCATTTAACTATATGTAGGATACAGAAGCAAGTGCTAGACATGCATATGAAACACAAAGAACCAAATAAAAAACCAACATTACCCTAATGGGTGCAGGTATTAAGTAAGAAGTCTAATATTGCATATTTTTCCAGCTATACCACGTtatttaataaacaattaaattaaTCCATGATTTtgatacagtacatacagttCACACAGTAAAAGTCTGTCCCATATTGGCtacacattaaaataattacattgaCATTGtatttatacactcacctaaaggattattaggaacaccatactaatacggtgtttgaccccctttcgccttcagaactgccttaattctacgtggcattgattcagcaaggtgctgaaagcattctttagaaatgttggcccatattgataggatagcatcttgcagttgatggagatttgtgggatgcacatccagggcacgaagctcccgttccaccacatcccaaagatgctctattgggttgagatctggtgactgtgggggccattttagtacagtgaactcattgtcatgttcaagaaaccaatttgaaatgattcgagcatgacatggtgcattatcctgctgtaagtagccatcagaggatgggtacatggtggtcataaagggatggacatggtcagaaacaatgctcaggtaggccgtggcatttaaacgatgcccaattggcactaaggggcctaaagtgtgccaagaaaacatcccccacaccattacaccaccaccaccagcctgcacagtggtaacaaggcatgatggatccatgttctcattctgtttacgccaaattctgactctaccatttgaatgtctcaacagaaatcaagactcatcagaccaggcaacatttttccagtcttcaactgtccaattttggtgagctcgtgcaaattgtagcctcttttccctatttgtagtggagatgagtggtacccggtggggtcttctgctgttgtagtccatccgcctcaaggttgtgcgtgttgtggcttcacaaatgctttgctgcatacctcggttgtaacgagtggttatttcagtcaaagttgctcttctatcagcttgaatcagtctcctctgacctctagcatcaacaaggcattttcgcccacaggactgccgcatactggatgtttttccctttgcacaccattctttgtaaaccctagaaatggttgtgcatgaaaatcccagtaactgagcagattgtgaaatactcagaccggccggtctggcaccaacaaccatgccacgctcaaaattgcttaaatcacctttctttcccattctgacattcagtttggagttcaggagattgtcttgaccaggaccacacccctaaatgcattgaagcaactgccatgtgattggttgattagataattgcattaatgagaaattgaacaggtgttcctaataatcctttaggtgagtgtatattaagCAAATGATTTTGTGACATAtgctatatggacaaaagtattgggacacctggccattacacctacaggaacttttatgacatcccattctaaatccatccatccattttctgaaactgcttgtcctatttagAGTTCTGGGGGGGTCTGGAAcgtatcctggaagctatgggtgcCTCCCCCTTCTTCtgaaatccataggcatcaatatggagttggtcccccccttgcagctataacagctgccactcttctgggaaggatttccacaagattatggagtgtgtctgtgggaatttttgcccattcatccagaagagcatttgtgaggtgaGGCACTGAAGTTGGACGTGAAGCTCTGGCTCAGGATCTCTGTTCTAGCTCATCCCAAAGCTGTTTGATCAGGTTGAGGTCAGAGCTCTGtgcgggccagtcaagttcttccacaccaaactcattcaatcatgtctttatggaccttacTTTGTGCATTggagcacagtcatgctggaacagaaaagggccttcaccaaactgttcccacaaagttaaaaccatagaattgtccaaaatgtcttggtttgCTCTTATtcttcccttcactggaactaaaggGCCCAGCCCAActtctgaaaaacaaccccTTACCATTATCTTCCCCCAAACtgtacagttggcacaatgcagtcaggtaaGTAACATATTCttggcatccgccaaacccagactcgtccatcagactgccagacagagaagcgtgattcgtcactccatagaacatgtttccactgctccagagtccagtgacagtgtgctttacaccactccatcagatgcttggcattgtgcttggtgatgtgaggtttgcatgcagctgctcggccatggaagcccattccatgaagctcccggcgCACAGTtattgtgctggagttaatgcagTTATGTGGAACTCAGAGCACTAGCAACTTCTACGCACTATGCAGCTCAGCACTCAGCGACCCCGCTATGTCACCTTATGTGGTCggccacttcatggctgagtttctgttgttcctaaatgcttccactttgcaataataccacttacagctgaccatggaatatctagcagggaagaaatttcacaagcTGACTTATTACAAAGGTGGCGTCTTATGGCAGTACCacgctcttcagaatgacccgttcttttcacaaatgtttgtaaacctgactgcataaataggtgcttgattttatgcaCTGTGGCTATGGGTCTGAATAAAACACCTGACTTTGATGaataagaggtgtgtcccaatacttttctCTATATAGTGTACATTTAGAAAGCAGGGTCTAATTGGAGATAAGGGACTTGATTTAGTGCCCAACTGTGAAATCACTCACCTGGACAAAGTATATGAATCAGAATCCTTCTGATCACAAAGGTCCAATTAACCTGCCCTGCTACATAATTAAAATTTATCGTtgaaataacaaaaccaatatACACTTATTAACAACACAAATATTAAAGACATAAAACCAGCCAACCTTTCATCCATATACAGCCTTTCGTCAGAGACCAGGCAGGATTGAACAGCCCAAGTCTAGCGTATCGAAACCACAGTGCTACTCACTGGGTCCCTGCACCAccctatttaaaatattaagtattttaaatgtaatatttcttTAATATGGTTCCAATAATGATAATCATTTCTCTGTACTTGTATTAACTTACGGATCTCGGCGGCGCCACAGTCGGGCTAGTGAGGCTTAAGCCGCTAATCTTTTTTTATGCATGTTTTGTTCATTATATGTATAATGTTTCATGTGGTTTTGTTGTCATGAAGCACCAAATTCATAACCTCGATGGACACgtaattaatgtatatttaatggAAAAGACGGACACAAACGCATTTACCAAgtgtaaaaaactgtaaatgtatCGTGCGAtagcagggttgccaaatctgaTGCATGTGGCGTGTGTTTCTTGCCTCGACCACTAGTACGCCttgtatagctaatcaatacctcattgactttttaaaaccaattaatcgattttatttgaaatgtaacaaatacatgtaatgtCTGGGGTGGCCCTGAGGAGCTGTTTGGGAGCAGAAGTGGTGTTCATccagcaaatatatatttacaacccagataaacagcttaaAACATTTCCGTTGATTGCCTAAaacttttgcacaatactgtataGTTAGATATGTGTAGGCTTATctttggagaaaaaaattattctcCCCGAATGCTCTTCCTGCATGTGCCACTAGGGGGCGAAATATGACAAGCTCTGAAGTGTAACTTGCTTTCCTTTAACCATAATCCTCTATCCCTCAACTTTCTATCCATTTGAAACAGATCCCACAATCTCTCACTCCTGTTGATCTCTGGTAAGAGAAATGGTTCCTTTAACTAGTACTTGTCTCGTAGTCTCCCCCTTTACCCCCAGTATCTCCCCACTTCAAAAATACGAGagatttatttgacattttaattatactttatttccTCCAATAACTTTTTCCCTACAGAAGGACAACTAACCAGTTAAAAACTTACAATATAGTGATAGCATACCTATAGCGTACAATTAGGTTTCCTAAAATATACTTACATCTTTACAAAATGTTTACaaatcaaatgtaaaaaaagcaaaaagtgCAAAAAGGTCAGTTTCAATGAACAAAAAAGTTTGACAATCCCCAAAATaagaagcaaaaacataaaaacaaaacacaatgtCACATGAGTACACACTGCATTTGTATTTTCTACATTGTTTGGTGTATTTACATTGATAAAAGGCCTTGATTGTGCATTAGAACATTTAGTTGTATTTCAGAAAGGATAATTCAACAGTGCTTTAAGACCAACCTTTTATAAATAACATTCACAGTATCCTTTTGAACAAAATTACCCATTGCCAAAATATCCCAAAATTacccaaaaaaaaaccttaaataaataaatattcatcaTTTTATCTCTGAACTGGCTGTAATTATTAACAGTTTGAGGGGAACTAATTTGCTCTTAAATGAAATATTAGGGAAACCACAtattgcaaaaagaaaaaaacaaaaaaatgtgacGTTATCTGTACACATACAACTGATGCCCAGTATATTGTTGAACGATAGGAAACATTTGATGTTAAGTCGACATCATTGTCAACATAAATTCTCATCATTTAGAAAAACCTGGGGTTAATCTGAGTTAAACAAAAATCCTGACAGAACTAAATTGTATACATTTCCATTCCAAGGACGGACAAAGGATGGACCCCAAACAGACCACAAATGGTGAATGTTAAACATGTAATCAGTAGTGTCAATGTGTGCACTGGCAAAAGAGAGAAATTAACTCAATGTGAAAATATACAAGTACAGTACTGTTTTAACTTTCTTCCATGGTCCCAGATTTTTAGGTTTTAGTATTTTAGGCTCTTAAAATGCATGATGCTCTGCTACAGTAAGACAAGAAATACAGCGAGCTAAAAATTACCAACATTTCGTACAGTTTGCAATAAATATGTACTTCTGATACCAAGTGAGTTCAAGAAAGCCCATTAAAGCAAGATCCCTTGTTCATTAGGTTGGTACGTTAGCAAACCTCAAAGCATGATCCTTTAACTTGGATATTGCTGCAAACCCTTATAGTCTTATTTTAAAAACTACATTTGCAATTGTACGACTATATATGGATATTTCAGGCATACAAAGCATGCATACAGCCTCTCACTGGATATTTAACTGCCATTATTAGCTGGTTTGTAGGCAAAGCTCCTGAGAATTAAATACAGTATACTTGCTAAGTACATTAAGTTAGCATATAACAAAGTAAAGTCTGGTAAGTGTCATACATTCTCAAGTGACAGCTGATGTGCACAGTTAAAATAGACTAAAATAAGGATGGAGGTTTTTGGACAGGCTTAGCatttgctaattaaatcaaaaccAAAACAAGCACTAAAGCAGTATCAGATACAACtaaaactaataattaaaactTTTGCTTTGCTACATAAAAACAAGTTGGTTTTTCTCCAATTTAGTTTTTGTCAGTTAACACTGATAATCACAATTCTGAATTTTAGCCCCAGTCAGTCCTTGCATTTGTGTAAATCatggggtggggttgggggggtatAAGGAGAtatcctgcccccccctcccacgaAAGTATCAAAAAAAGTTTTGATTTATATGGCACAGTAATACTATATGGTGAAAGTTACTCAGTAATTCTGATTTTTCTATGTCCACAGTTTGCTGAAGCCCACAGAAACACCAGCTACATACAAGTTGCATTAAATTGCCCACAGCTTCTAAAAATATAATCCCTTTGGAAACTTAACCCTATAATCTGATCAATGTGTTACTTTCAGAGTAATTAAAATATCTTCATTGCTATGTAAACCATGATGAATctaattacattaattacatttcttaaatatacatacatagtGTTTTTAAACTTTTACCAAGTACGGAAGATCTAAGTTACTGTTAGGGAATCTCTCAGAACTAGATCAAAGTAGACACCAGACCATGTCACGCAGAGCCTCTTTACATCGGCGTGCAGTAACGGTGCACGACAGCGGATGACGAGCCTCATGCAAAACTGCTGGAACTCAGGCAGTGGAATTTCTCCCTCAGGGACTGCACAAGGTTCTGCTGGGAGACTTGTGGCTCGCTCCACAGGTAGTGGGCCAGGCTGTCCTGGTCGGGGAATGCAGGGGGCGGGATGCGGGGGCTGGTTCTGATGGGTGTGCAGGGGAGGCTGATGGAGGGCCCTTGGCCCGCACGCTCAGCTCGGGTCACACAAGGTGTCGATATGGCCAGCGGCTCCTTGTGCTGCGTTCCGTCCCCGAGCTCTTCGTCGTCAGACTTGATCTCCACGTAatcgtcgtcgtcgtcatcaTTGTCCTTGAAGTTGGCGTGGTAGTTCTGAGTGGCCCGGAGAGCATTGGACGAGGGACTTTTGCTCACCACCACAACCTGCTGCGAGTCCTGGAGGGTCAAGTCAGAGTAACGCTCGGGAAGACTGGACTGCCGCCCTGAGTACCCAAGCCTGGCGAACGCAGATCCCCGGTTTCCCACGCCCATCAGGCTAATGCCAGGACCTGCAATGCTGTCCCCTCCCAAATGATCTCCATTCTTGCCACTTGCAGCTATGGAGGAAGAGGACTGACATCTGTTATAAGGAAGTGCTTTGGCAGAATGGGTTTGTCGGTCCAGAGAGTTATAAACTTGCTGATGGCTCAAGTTCTCTTTGTTGGGCTGAGCCATGCAAGCACTCCACCTCTGGGTGGGAGACTGTGGAGGAGAGGAGTATTTGATGGTAGGGATCGGGTACACCAGGCTCAACTGTTTCTCAGGAGAAGATCCCAAACCCTCCCTCTGAAGGGCAGCTTCATTTACACAGGAGACAAAGTTCACCAGCTCCCCATTACTGTATGTGGAATTGAGCCAGTCCTCATCCACACAAGAGTCACTGGCATGGCTTTCAGAGCTGCCCTGAGGTGGGGCCAGTGAAGGGGAAGAATGCAGACATGGAGGCTCCAGGGTGGCATTCTCTGGATCGTTCAGCTTGCCAGGGGGCATATCTTTGAATGGGATCTGCTCGTACAGCTGAGAGTACTCTGCAATTTTTGCACCTGAGAAAAGAAGGAAAACTTCATTCATAAAGGAAATGGAGATTCCCTGTGCACAGCTGCTTTCCTATGAAAGCAAAGAGCTTCCTAATTAGTCACAtccacataaatacatttaaaaaacaaacattctaACACACACATGTTGGAAATGCATAAAACAGAGCTTTACCAATTGCAGTGCCTCCTTGCTTCTTTTCTTCCAAAATATCTGCCAAATCCTTCTGCTTTGACTTCAGCCGGCTAAAAGTATGTTCCTGGTCTGAACTCTTTGTCTTCAGCAGTTGATTAGCTTTCTTGATCTTCTGGCTATACTGCCTTGCCATCAGATACACCCTATTCTTGGTTTTGTCTCCGAAGTCCAGGGAGAAATCCATGGCATCTGAGAAGATGCTACTGGAGGAATCCAAGGTGTTGTCAAAGCTGACAAAGTCTCTGGGGAACAGACCACCGCCAAGGCCAAGCAAGGCTCTCTCTCTTGGCGTTTCTCCCTTCTCTCTCAGGGTATCTGGCTCATCCATTCTAAAGCTACCGCTGCTGAATCTAGCTAGCTTGCTCTTAATAGTCTTGGTGCTCCCGAAGTTCTCTACAACAACAGAAGGggtcactgggggctccagaaTCTCAATGGCCTCTTCTCTAAAAAGCCCTGGACCCCGTCGCCCAGAGGTGCCTTGTGCTAGTCTCCCTTGCTTCAAGGATTTCACTGGGCTCTCCTGCTTTGTCATCTTGACAGGACTACCAAGCTTTGAGGATTTCAGTGGGCTCTCCTGCTTTGTAGTCTTGATGGGGCTCTCCTGCTTTGTGGTCTTGATGGGGCTCTCCTGCTTTGTGGTCTTGATGGGGCTCTCCTGCTTTGTGGTCTTGATGGGGCTCTCCTGCTTTGAGGATTTTAGCGAGCTCTCCTGCTTTGCTGCCTTGATAGGGCTCTCCTGCTTGGAGGATTTCAGTGGGCTCTCTTGCTTTGTAGTCCTGATGGGGCTCTCCTGTTTTGCGGTCTTGATGGGGCTCTCCTGCTTTGAGGATTTCAGCATGCTCTCCTGCTTGGCCACTTTGAGGGGGCTCTCCTGCTTTGAGGATTTCACTTGGCTCTCCTGCTTTGTGGTCTTGATGGGGCTCTCCTGCTTTGAAGATTTCAGAGGGCTGCCCTGCTTTGCTGCCTTGAGGGGGCTCTCCTGCTTTGAGGATTTCACTGGGCTCTCCTTCTTTGTGGTCTTGATGGGGCTCTCCTGCTTTGAGGATTTCAGAGGGCTCCCCTGCTTTGCTACCTTGAGGGGGCTCTCCTGCTTTGAGGATTTCACAGGGCTCTCCTGCTTTGCCATCTTCACAGGGCTCTCCTCGCCATTCACTGGGAATGCAGCCGTAAGCCTCTCCTGCTTCTTCTCATTCTTCTTGATGTAGTTTTCCAGGTCATTCCAGATCTCATCCACCTTCTCTGACATAGTGCCAGCAGGTGACCTGTGTACGAGGGAATCTGAATTGGAGGAAGAGTCCATCTCCACAGAGACCTGGCGTTCGTCTTCATAGCTCTGCAGACTGTCCTCAGAGAGAAACCTGTCCAAACCATTGCTGCCAGTTGAAATCGGCTGGAGAAACATGGTGTCCTGTTCGGCCACAGCTGGACTGTGCAACGGTTCTGGAGGCTGGTCCACGAAACCTATGGTGTCATAGATGTTTTCCTCCACAATTTTCAGTTCACATGTCCCAAAAGGAACACTATCCTTGGATGGGGAAACATAAACATCAGACGAATTTCTGGATTCAGTCATTCCTGTAGACGCGACAGTTTGTTCTGCCTTTTTGCTCtctgcctgcttctcctccttGGTCACCTGAGGATAATGGGTGCTCTCTGGTTCTCTGCAAATTAACCCCATAGACTTCAGGTCCTCATAGCTGATGTTATCATACACATTTTCAATATCGTCAATGGTGAGGTGCTCCGCAGAGCCTGAAACACTGCTGGAGGAGTCTATCTGCAAGCTGTCCCGGGGACCGGCAAGTTTCTCCCCTGGATCTGGAGCCTTGCTGTTTTTCTCCCCAACACTGCTGGCACGCCGCAGGACTTTCTTGCTGCTGGATGGTGCTTCAGTGTACACTGGTACCTGCGTTTGCTCCATGTGCCAGCTACAGGGGCGGCCAGATCCACGACTACCTTCCTCTTCTTGGGAGGCCACTAGGTCTGGATCAGATGGCTCTGACGGCATAAACATCTGGTAGAGGTCCTCTTCATCCTCTCCCTGGACGGTCTGCTGCCGGGTTGGGAACATAGCACGTCGAATCTTGTGATCCGTCCAGATGTTTCGAGCTATGTGACCACCAGAGATCATGGCAGCAAGGTTGGGGCTTTGAGGACGAGCCAAGAGGCCCTCAGTTTGACGGGACATGCTGGGGTCCATCTGAAGAGAATCTTTAACAGCCTGTGGGACAAAAACAATGATACTATAAAGTTCAGACAAAGGTATGCAAAATATCACCATAGTATATTTACTAATTGGAAAAAGTCACATTGGTGATTCGCCAATGTGAACTTTACACTAGACCTGTAATTGGTGGGATTAATCTAGGTACCTGCAAGTCCTGCACCCCGATATTACAATCACGCCATCTGTCAATGCAGTCAACTGAAGCTTGTGGGTTGAGTCTCTTCATGGTTCCTTTCCCTTGACCTTTTGACTTCTTCCCTTTAACCTGCAGACAAAAATTTACCAAGCTGTTTCTATGCCAAATCTAACAAAGAATAAAACTGCAATTCTGGCCGACGCACAAAGGAACATTTTGATTATGTGATTACGCCAATGACATTGCTGGTATAGATATCGTAATTTATTATATCGCTAAGCCCAACATCATGGCAGCTCACCAAGCCTGGTCCAGCATCATTTTCTGCTTCTGGAAGGTGTGGGTTGTCATCACAGTCGCTAGGCTCTGCTGGGTCCAGAGactcctgtgattggctgaccaAACTCCTGGT
This window of the Paramormyrops kingsleyae isolate MSU_618 chromosome 19, PKINGS_0.4, whole genome shotgun sequence genome carries:
- the LOC111841182 gene encoding pleckstrin homology domain-containing family G member 1 isoform X2, translating into MPTDDSALPLDTRPSLPETPMETPDSERPVSYSSTSSSASSRDSHCSSLAPAFRASSEADPQAGAIRLELVPARQLECVDPQLERSQEAMHGHTQATMTPVTSEPMAEPAAEPAAEPTGPKLQYVDRVVQEILDTERTYVQDLRSIVQDYLGCSASQAQLALGPEEKRALFGNIRDIYRFNSELLQELEKCQADPVAIAERFVAKSEEFHIYTQYCTNYPRSVAVLTECMRNKALAKFFRERQESLNHSLPLGSYLLKPVQRILKYHLLLHEIANHLDKQTDRYEVVQDAIDTMQRVAWHINDMKRKHEHAVRLQEIQSLLMNWKGPDLIGYGELVLEGTFRIQRAKNERTLFLLEKLLLITKKREESYTYKAHIMCCNLMLVEVIPKEPLSFSVFHYKNPKLQHTVQAKSQQDKRTWILHLKRLILENHPAKIPAKAKQAILDMDAVDSTGLSCSPHWDRKTQAKDGPTPRRVRRKTEPLSRLLKNAKQSGTNPEPQKRGSLGVALLSPMSHLSPREGLLASIGRTRSLVSQSQESLDPAEPSDCDDNPHLPEAENDAGPGLVKGKKSKGQGKGTMKRLNPQASVDCIDRWRDCNIGVQDLQAVKDSLQMDPSMSRQTEGLLARPQSPNLAAMISGGHIARNIWTDHKIRRAMFPTRQQTVQGEDEEDLYQMFMPSEPSDPDLVASQEEEGSRGSGRPCSWHMEQTQVPVYTEAPSSSKKVLRRASSVGEKNSKAPDPGEKLAGPRDSLQIDSSSSVSGSAEHLTIDDIENVYDNISYEDLKSMGLICREPESTHYPQVTKEEKQAESKKAEQTVASTGMTESRNSSDVYVSPSKDSVPFGTCELKIVEENIYDTIGFVDQPPEPLHSPAVAEQDTMFLQPISTGSNGLDRFLSEDSLQSYEDERQVSVEMDSSSNSDSLVHRSPAGTMSEKVDEIWNDLENYIKKNEKKQERLTAAFPVNGEESPVKMAKQESPVKSSKQESPLKVAKQGSPLKSSKQESPIKTTKKESPVKSSKQESPLKAAKQGSPLKSSKQESPIKTTKQESQVKSSKQESPLKVAKQESMLKSSKQESPIKTAKQESPIRTTKQESPLKSSKQESPIKAAKQESSLKSSKQESPIKTTKQESPIKTTKQESPIKTTKQESPIKTTKQESPLKSSKLGSPVKMTKQESPVKSLKQGRLAQGTSGRRGPGLFREEAIEILEPPVTPSVVVENFGSTKTIKSKLARFSSGSFRMDEPDTLREKGETPRERALLGLGGGLFPRDFVSFDNTLDSSSSIFSDAMDFSLDFGDKTKNRVYLMARQYSQKIKKANQLLKTKSSDQEHTFSRLKSKQKDLADILEEKKQGGTAIGAKIAEYSQLYEQIPFKDMPPGKLNDPENATLEPPCLHSSPSLAPPQGSSESHASDSCVDEDWLNSTYSNGELVNFVSCVNEAALQREGLGSSPEKQLSLVYPIPTIKYSSPPQSPTQRWSACMAQPNKENLSHQQVYNSLDRQTHSAKALPYNRCQSSSSIAASGKNGDHLGGDSIAGPGISLMGVGNRGSAFARLGYSGRQSSLPERYSDLTLQDSQQVVVVSKSPSSNALRATQNYHANFKDNDDDDDDYVEIKSDDEELGDGTQHKEPLAISTPCVTRAERAGQGPSISLPCTPIRTSPRIPPPAFPDQDSLAHYLWSEPQVSQQNLVQSLREKFHCLSSSSFA